Genomic window (Sphingomonas sp. OV641):
TCAAGGATCGCGAGGCGCTGGTCCTGGCGATCTTCTCGCGTGAGGCGGACCGGCTGGAAAGCGGGCTCGATCCCGCCCGCCCGCTGATCGAGATACTTTCCGCCTTCGTGCTGGACGGCGCCGTCGCGGCATCCCTGTTCGCCAGGATCGCAGCCGATCTTCAGCTTGATCAGGGCAACCGGGCAGCCTTTGACGCGCTCGCCGGCAGGCTCGAACGTATCCTGGAGCCGGCTGTCGCGGTGGCGCGGCAGCGCGGTGAGATCGCCGACACGATCATGCCGCGCGACATCGTTCTGGCCGCCCGCATGGCCAGTGCAGTCGTGCGTCCGTCGCAAAGTCGCGAGCGGGCGGCGGCACAGGTCAGCGGCGCCCTTCGCCTGATGTTTGACGGCCTGCGCCCGCGCTAGCCGCCGGGGCAGCGGCGCCGATTAGCGCGCAGGCGATCAGATGATGCGGCATAGCTCTTTTGCCGTCGCTTACCGTCCGTTGGCCCTATTACATCCGCGGACCGGCGACGGCACGGACCGCACGCTTGGGCTTTTCGTCGATCAGCTTGGCGATGGCGGGAGAGCGCGTGTCGGCCTTGGCATAGTCCCTGGCGGACATGCCGGCGATGTTGTCGGTCTGGTCAGGGTTGGCGCCTGCCGCCAACAGGCTGCGGACCATCGGGAGATCACGCTTCTGGACCGCACGGATCAGCGGCGTTTCACCACCGCCATTACCCAAGTTCGGGTTCGCCTTCGCTGCCGTTAGAATGTCGACCAGCGCATTCTGGCCATATTGCACCGCCAGCAGCAGCGGGGTGTCGCCACGACCATCACGCATGTTCGGATCGGCCCCGCGTGCCAGCAAGAAGCGCAGATAGGTTCCGTCGCCGCGCTTCACCACGATGTGCAACGCCCCTTCACCCGTGGTTATATCGCGGGCGTTGACGATGCGTTGACCGGGCTGATCAAGCATCTGCACGACTTCATCGCCCTTGGACTTACGCACGGCTTCAAGAAACTTGTACCCCTGCGACTGCTGCTGCGCGGCGGCCGGAAAGGCAGCAAGAATGAACAGGGGGACGAACAGGCGGCTAAGCGTCTTCACTGGCAAACGATCCATCTGATGGTTGCGGCGCCCGCCCTAACAGATCAAGGCTGGCGGTGCCATGAATGTCCGTGCCCTTGCCTGGTTAGTGCCACTCGCCCTTGTCGCCTGCTCCCCGGCGCAATCGCCGGCCCGCCCGCCGCTGGAAGGGGCGAGGATCGGCGGTTCGTTCACGCTGACCGATCAGGATGGAAAGCGCCTGTCCGACTCGTCCCTCGCGGGCCGGTACCGGATCATGTATTTCGGTTACACCTTCTGTCCGGACGTCTGCCCCGTCGACGTGCAGAACCTGGCAGCCGCGCTGAAGCTGCTCGACAAGAGCGATCCGGAGCTGGCCCAGCGGATCGTTCCCGTGTTCGTCACCATCGACCCGGTGCGCGATACACCGGCGGTTCTGAAGCAGTTCGTCTCCGCCTTTCACCCGCGGATGATTGGCCTGACCGGGACGCAGGACGAAATATCCAAGGTGGCCAAGGAGTTCGCCATCTTCTATCAGCGAGGCAAGGGCACGCCGGACGGCTATCTGATGGATCACAGCCGCCAGGCTTACCTGATGTCGCCAGAGGGAAAGCCGCTCGCCTTGCTCCCGCAGGACAGCGCACCTCAGGCGATTGCCGATGAGATCAAACGCTGGGCCGAATGAACCGCTTCTGGGAAGACACGCCGCTCGACAAGCTGGACCGCGCGCAGTGGGAGGCGCTGTGCGACGGCTGCGGCAAGTGCTGCCTCCACAAGCTGGAGGATGAGGAAACAGGCGAGCTGTTCGCCACCAACGTTGCTTGTCGCCTGCTCGACCGCCGCAGCGGCCAATGTTCCAATTACCGCCATCGCCACGCCTATGTCTCGGAATGCGTGCGCCTTTCCATGCGCAACGTGGATGCGATCGAGTGGCTGCCCAGCACCTGCGCCTACCGGCTGCGTTTGAATGGCGAGCCGCTGCCGGCATGGCATTACCTTGTCTCCGGTGATCGCGAGGCGGTGCATCGCGCCGGCGAGTCCGTTCGCGGATGGACGATCAGCGAAGATGATGCCGGCGAACTGGAGTATCACATGACGGATCGCCGGCTGTGATCGCCGCGTGGCACTCCGATCTGGCGATATCCTGCGGTCTGTGACCGAAGACATCGAGATTGTCCGCCATCCGACCGCCCGCCGGGTCAAGCTGGCGTTCGATCCCGCAAGCGGCCGGATTCGCCTGACGATCCCCAAGCGGGCCTCCGCCACCAAGGCGCTTGCCTGGGCCGCGGGCCACCGCGAGTGGATCGCGGCGCAGCGTGCCAATCTGCCGCAGGCGAGGCCATTCGCGCCGGGCGCCATCATTCCGGTCGCCGACGACAGGTTGACGATCGAGTGGCGGGAGGGCGCATCACGCATCGTGCGGCGGGAAGGCGATCGGCTGCTACTCTCCGGCGCGTCCGCGACCGTGGCTCGGCGGGTCGAAGGCTGGCTGCGGCGGGAAGCGCTGCGGCTGCTGGAGGCTGACACCAGCCTCTATGCCGATCGCGCTGGTGTGCGCGTCGCGCGCGTGTCGATCGGTGACCCGCGCGGCCGCTGGGGAAGCTGCACCAGCGACGGAGCGATACGATATAGCTGGCGCCTCCTGTTGGCGCCGGCCGCCGTCCGGCAGGCGACCGCCGCGCACGAGGTCGCCCATCGTATCCACATGAACCATTCGCCCGCGTTTCACGCCCTGGTTGAGGCGATCTATGGCGAAGATCCGACTCCGCACCGCCAGTGGCTACGCACCAACGGCGCTTCGCTTCACTGGTATGGGCGTTCCTCGACCGGCGGCGGCGGCGGCTGAACCCGTCGATCGCGACGCGGTTCGCGGGGCGGCTCGCGCCCCGTCACGCGGTCGATCCAATCCTGATCCAGCCGCTGTTCGGGCGCCGCCGGCGCTGGCGGTTCCTCATAATAGCCTTCGGGAACCGGACGTTCGCCACGCGGCGAGGGTCGCTCAACGCCCCGGCCATAGCCGTCATCCGGCAGTGGCACGCCGTCCACCGCGATCGGCGCGCCGGTTTCATCCACGAAGACGCTATTGTCCGGCTCCCCGAAATAGCTCTCTTCATCTGGCTCCAGCTGCCATTCGGGGAGCGTCACTTCGGTTTCGAACTGTTCGATCGGCCGCTTCGACACCGCCTTGCCCATGAACTGCGCAAAAGCGCGCGCCGGCGCCGCGCCGCCCTGCAGGCCGCCGACCGCCTTCGCATCGTCACGCCCCATCCAGACGCCCGTCGTGAGCCCGGACGAGAAGCCAAGAAACCATCCGTCCTTGGATGAAGAGGTGGTGCCGGTCTTGCCAGCCACCGGCCGTCCGATCTGCGCCGCGCGGCCGGTACCGGTGTTGACCGCCGTCTGAAGCAGATCCGTCATCTGCGCCGCGACATAGGGCGCGACAAGCACGCGGCTGCGATCCACCTCATGCTCGAAGATCACTTCATTGTTCGCCGTCACCTTGGTGATGCCAAACGGCGTCACCGCCACGCCCTTGTTGGCAACGCTGGCGAAGGCGCGGGTCATGTCGATCAGGCGGACGTCCGAGGTTCCAAGGACCATCGACGGATGCGTGTTGATCGTGGATGTGATGCCGAAACGCCGAGCCATGTCGGCAACGGTGGTGAAGCCGACCTGCTGCCCAAGCTTCGCCGCCACGGTGTTCAGCGAATAGGCGAACGCCGTGCGCAGCGTGACCTGTCCGGAGAAACGTCGGGAGCTGTTCCTGGGGCTCCACCCGCCGATCGACACCGGCTCGTCGACAACGGTGGATTCGGGCGTCATTCCCGCTTCCAGCGCCGCCAGATAGACGAAGAGCTTGAACGCGGAGCCAGGCTGGCGCTGCGCCTGAGTGGCACGATTGTAGATGGAGGACACATAGTCCTTGCCGCCGACCATCGCCCGAACCGCGCCGTCGCGGTCCAGCGCCACCAAGGCGCCCTGCGCGCCGGCGGGGGCATTGGCGCGCACGGCCGCATCGGCCGCCCGCTGCATGTTCAGATCAAGCGTCGTCCAGACCTCAAGCGGCCGTTCCGTTTCATCGATCAGCAATTCGAGCTGCGGCAACGCCCAATCGGTGAAGTAACGAACGCTGTTCTGCTTGGGCTCGGGCGCGAGCTTTACCGCGTCCGGGTTCGCATCGGCCGCCTCGCCCGCGCTGATCACGCCGTTTTCGGCCATCACCCGCAGCACGACCTGCGCACGGTCAACCGCCGCCTGCGCGTCCGCGGTGGGCGAGTAGTTGGACGGCGCCTTGACCAGCCCGGCGATAATCGCGGCCTCGCTCAGCGACAGCCGATTGGCGCCATGGCCGAAGAATTTGCGCGACGCGGCATCTATCCCATAAGCGCCGCCGCCGTAATAGACCTTGTTCAGGTACAGCTCGAGCACCTGATCCTTGGTGAACTTGCGCTCCATCGCCAGCGCAAGGATCCATTCGCGGAACTTGCGGCCGAACTTCTTCTGATTGTTGAGGAAGACATTGCGGGCGAGCTGCTGGGTGATGGTGGAGCCGCCCTGCACCCAGCGCCCGCGATCGAGGCGTACCTTGACCGAGCGCGCGACGCCGATCGGATCAACGCCCAGATGACTGTAGAAGCGCTTGTCCTCTACCGCGATGGTCGCATCGCGCATCACACGCGGGATACGATCAAAAGGCAGCCATTCGCCGTAGCTCGGGCCGATCGATACCAGCACCGTGCCATCCACCGCGTGCACGCGGATCATCTGGCCGTTGGGCGAGGATTTCAGCTCCTCGAACGAGGGCAGCTGCGCACGCGCGATGTACACCGCGGTGACAAGAGCACCAAGCGCCAGCACTCCGAGCGCGATCATCAGCTTGATCGTGATCGAAAGGCGGCGGCGCCAGGGCGAACGGGGAGCAGGGGCGCGGGCCATCGAAGCGCCTTGTGGGATAGAAGCTTAGGCTGTGCTTAACAAGATGGGCTACCTCCGCCGCGCCAGACGGAGCCGGCGGACGGAGGAGCGGTCACTTGCGGGCGCGGAAATCGAGGCTGACCGAATTCATGCAGTAGCGAAGACCGGTCGGCGGCGGGCCATCGGGAAAGACGTGCCCGAGATGGCTGTCGCATCGCGCGCAGCGGGTCTCGATCCGCACCATCCCGTGGCTCGTGTCGCGATGATCGGAAACGACCTCCGGAGAAATGGGCTGGGTGAAGCTGGGCCAGCCGGAACCGGAGTCATATTTGTCGGCGCTGTCGAACAGCTCGAGCGCGCAGGCGGCGCAGTGATAGATGCCGTCCGCCTTATAGTCATTATACTTGCCGGCAAACGCCCGCTCCGTGCCGGCTTCGCGCAGCACGTGATATTGCTCCGGGCTAAGCCGCTGTTTCCATTCGGCTTCCGACAGGTTCAACTGATCCATGGACGACTGCTCTCCGTGATTGGCTCTGCATCTGGGTCCGCAGGGTGCGCGGTGCAAGTCAGTCGTTCGACCAGCGGGCCCAGATCGCGGTCGGCAGCACCAGGCCGCGCGCCTCCTCGCGGACGCCA
Coding sequences:
- a CDS encoding TetR/AcrR family transcriptional regulator — encoded protein: MGLDEPERQRSRAPRRDAQERREALIASAVLCFTAEGYRVPLDTIAERAGVGRGTLYRNFKDREALVLAIFSREADRLESGLDPARPLIEILSAFVLDGAVAASLFARIAADLQLDQGNRAAFDALAGRLERILEPAVAVARQRGEIADTIMPRDIVLAARMASAVVRPSQSRERAAAQVSGALRLMFDGLRPR
- a CDS encoding YcgN family cysteine cluster protein; amino-acid sequence: MNRFWEDTPLDKLDRAQWEALCDGCGKCCLHKLEDEETGELFATNVACRLLDRRSGQCSNYRHRHAYVSECVRLSMRNVDAIEWLPSTCAYRLRLNGEPLPAWHYLVSGDREAVHRAGESVRGWTISEDDAGELEYHMTDRRL
- a CDS encoding ankyrin repeat domain-containing protein, encoding MKTLSRLFVPLFILAAFPAAAQQQSQGYKFLEAVRKSKGDEVVQMLDQPGQRIVNARDITTGEGALHIVVKRGDGTYLRFLLARGADPNMRDGRGDTPLLLAVQYGQNALVDILTAAKANPNLGNGGGETPLIRAVQKRDLPMVRSLLAAGANPDQTDNIAGMSARDYAKADTRSPAIAKLIDEKPKRAVRAVAGPRM
- a CDS encoding SCO family protein, with protein sequence MNVRALAWLVPLALVACSPAQSPARPPLEGARIGGSFTLTDQDGKRLSDSSLAGRYRIMYFGYTFCPDVCPVDVQNLAAALKLLDKSDPELAQRIVPVFVTIDPVRDTPAVLKQFVSAFHPRMIGLTGTQDEISKVAKEFAIFYQRGKGTPDGYLMDHSRQAYLMSPEGKPLALLPQDSAPQAIADEIKRWAE
- a CDS encoding M48 family metallopeptidase, with amino-acid sequence MTEDIEIVRHPTARRVKLAFDPASGRIRLTIPKRASATKALAWAAGHREWIAAQRANLPQARPFAPGAIIPVADDRLTIEWREGASRIVRREGDRLLLSGASATVARRVEGWLRREALRLLEADTSLYADRAGVRVARVSIGDPRGRWGSCTSDGAIRYSWRLLLAPAAVRQATAAHEVAHRIHMNHSPAFHALVEAIYGEDPTPHRQWLRTNGASLHWYGRSSTGGGGG
- the msrB gene encoding peptide-methionine (R)-S-oxide reductase MsrB; amino-acid sequence: MDQLNLSEAEWKQRLSPEQYHVLREAGTERAFAGKYNDYKADGIYHCAACALELFDSADKYDSGSGWPSFTQPISPEVVSDHRDTSHGMVRIETRCARCDSHLGHVFPDGPPPTGLRYCMNSVSLDFRARK
- a CDS encoding transglycosylase domain-containing protein, translating into MARAPAPRSPWRRRLSITIKLMIALGVLALGALVTAVYIARAQLPSFEELKSSPNGQMIRVHAVDGTVLVSIGPSYGEWLPFDRIPRVMRDATIAVEDKRFYSHLGVDPIGVARSVKVRLDRGRWVQGGSTITQQLARNVFLNNQKKFGRKFREWILALAMERKFTKDQVLELYLNKVYYGGGAYGIDAASRKFFGHGANRLSLSEAAIIAGLVKAPSNYSPTADAQAAVDRAQVVLRVMAENGVISAGEAADANPDAVKLAPEPKQNSVRYFTDWALPQLELLIDETERPLEVWTTLDLNMQRAADAAVRANAPAGAQGALVALDRDGAVRAMVGGKDYVSSIYNRATQAQRQPGSAFKLFVYLAALEAGMTPESTVVDEPVSIGGWSPRNSSRRFSGQVTLRTAFAYSLNTVAAKLGQQVGFTTVADMARRFGITSTINTHPSMVLGTSDVRLIDMTRAFASVANKGVAVTPFGITKVTANNEVIFEHEVDRSRVLVAPYVAAQMTDLLQTAVNTGTGRAAQIGRPVAGKTGTTSSSKDGWFLGFSSGLTTGVWMGRDDAKAVGGLQGGAAPARAFAQFMGKAVSKRPIEQFETEVTLPEWQLEPDEESYFGEPDNSVFVDETGAPIAVDGVPLPDDGYGRGVERPSPRGERPVPEGYYEEPPAPAAPEQRLDQDWIDRVTGREPPREPRRDRRVQPPPPPVEERPYQ